Proteins encoded by one window of Candidatus Stoquefichus sp. SB1:
- a CDS encoding TetR/AcrR family transcriptional regulator codes for MNEKFLELPKEKQLKIINAGMEYFGKYGYKNAKTDDIATKAGISKGLLFYYFKNKKSFFLYLYHFCEDVLVDYINNQKLQEMTDFFDIIDYGAIQKIEMITKYPYMLSYIMKAFYSQKEDVSGDLNDLIQQTMTQSYDQYFQNIDMSKFKEDIDLKEIYQMLVWMMEGYLLEKQRYGAELDIDEMMKEFERWKMIFKKLCYREEYL; via the coding sequence ATGAATGAGAAATTCTTAGAATTACCTAAAGAAAAGCAATTAAAGATTATTAATGCTGGGATGGAATATTTTGGCAAGTATGGTTATAAGAATGCAAAAACTGATGATATTGCCACAAAAGCAGGAATTTCTAAAGGTTTATTGTTTTATTATTTTAAAAATAAAAAAAGTTTTTTCTTATATTTGTATCATTTTTGTGAAGATGTTTTGGTTGATTATATCAATAATCAGAAGTTACAGGAAATGACTGATTTTTTTGATATTATTGATTATGGAGCAATTCAAAAAATAGAAATGATAACAAAGTATCCTTATATGTTAAGTTATATTATGAAAGCTTTTTATTCTCAAAAAGAAGATGTCAGTGGTGATTTAAATGATTTAATACAACAAACAATGACTCAATCTTATGATCAATATTTTCAGAATATTGATATGAGTAAGTTCAAGGAAGATATTGATTTAAAAGAAATCTATCAAATGCTTGTTTGGATGATGGAAGGTTATCTTTTAGAAAAACAGCGTTATGGTGCTGAATTAGATATAGATGAAATGATGAAAGAATTTGAAAGATGGAAAATGATATTTAAGAAACTGTGTTATAGGGAGGAATATTTATGA
- a CDS encoding ABC transporter ATP-binding protein — translation MSVIEINHITKDYGNHKGVFDVSFEVEKGEVLGFLGPNGSGKTTTIRQLMGFMKPDQGEVNILGMNCFEDAKQVQSQLGYLPGEIAFMEDMTGLEFIRFMGQMKNMKNMDKADELIRFLELDARGKMKRMSKGMKQKIGIVIAFMQDTPILILDEPTSGLDPLMQNKFIDLIRKAKQEGKTILMSSHIFEEVENTCDRVVMIKEGQIVATETMENLRKNRMKHYEIHFYDEMEAQDFITRYPQAHKNMKVVSLMLKGHTNQLLQDLSQYDIDDFNARPQSLEELFLHYYGGAK, via the coding sequence ATGAGTGTTATAGAAATTAATCATATCACAAAAGATTATGGGAATCATAAAGGGGTTTTTGATGTTTCTTTTGAGGTGGAAAAAGGGGAAGTTCTGGGATTCTTAGGACCAAATGGAAGTGGTAAGACAACAACAATTCGACAACTTATGGGTTTTATGAAACCCGATCAAGGTGAAGTGAATATTTTAGGCATGAATTGTTTTGAAGATGCTAAGCAAGTTCAGTCTCAATTAGGATATCTTCCTGGAGAAATTGCTTTTATGGAGGATATGACAGGTCTAGAGTTTATTCGTTTTATGGGTCAAATGAAAAATATGAAGAATATGGATAAGGCAGATGAACTGATTCGTTTTTTAGAATTAGATGCACGTGGAAAAATGAAACGTATGTCTAAAGGAATGAAACAAAAAATAGGAATTGTGATTGCTTTTATGCAGGATACTCCAATTCTAATACTAGATGAACCCACTAGTGGACTAGATCCTTTGATGCAAAATAAATTCATTGATTTAATCCGAAAAGCAAAACAAGAAGGAAAAACGATTTTAATGTCTTCGCATATTTTTGAGGAAGTTGAAAACACATGTGATCGTGTTGTAATGATAAAAGAGGGACAGATTGTTGCGACTGAGACGATGGAAAACTTAAGGAAAAATCGTATGAAACATTATGAAATTCATTTTTATGATGAAATGGAAGCCCAAGATTTTATAACAAGATATCCACAAGCTCATAAAAATATGAAGGTTGTGAGTTTAATGCTGAAAGGACATACAAATCAGTTATTACAGGATTTAAGTCAATATGATATTGATGATTTTAATGCAAGACCTCAATCATTAGAAGAATTGTTTTTACATTATTATGGAGGTGCAAAATAA
- a CDS encoding ABC transporter permease subunit, with protein sequence MSIVLFKREWKSNYKIIFIFIAILTLYESLIVAMYDPKLGESLNMMAETMPQLFAAFGMTDPGLTLLDFITNYLYGFILTIIPLIYTMIMCHRLMARYIDKGSMAYLLATPHTRTQIMFTQLFVLLSGVFLLLIYSIILILGCSMMMFTDSIEMNKFLIMNVGLVGIHTLFACICYLTACTFNETKLSIGIGAGIGIASILIQMLSQVSDKIDFLKYITPLTLFDPKGLQAYDQQALINTGILFVLAILCILATQIIFKKRDLPL encoded by the coding sequence ATGTCTATTGTTTTATTTAAAAGAGAGTGGAAATCAAATTATAAAATTATTTTCATATTTATTGCTATTTTAACACTTTATGAATCATTAATAGTTGCTATGTATGATCCAAAATTAGGAGAAAGTCTTAATATGATGGCTGAAACAATGCCACAGTTATTTGCTGCATTTGGTATGACTGATCCAGGCTTAACATTATTAGATTTTATTACAAATTATCTGTATGGATTTATTTTAACAATAATTCCTTTGATTTATACAATGATTATGTGTCATCGTTTAATGGCGAGATATATTGATAAAGGGTCAATGGCATATCTTTTAGCAACGCCTCATACGCGTACACAAATTATGTTTACACAATTGTTCGTTTTACTAAGTGGAGTGTTCTTATTGCTTATTTATTCAATCATTTTAATTCTCGGTTGTAGTATGATGATGTTCACTGATTCAATTGAGATGAATAAATTTCTGATCATGAATGTTGGTTTAGTAGGTATTCATACATTATTTGCATGTATCTGCTATTTAACAGCATGTACATTTAATGAAACAAAATTATCAATTGGGATTGGTGCTGGAATAGGCATTGCTTCTATTTTGATTCAAATGTTATCACAAGTCAGTGATAAAATAGATTTTTTGAAATATATAACACCATTAACTTTATTTGATCCTAAAGGATTACAGGCTTATGACCAACAAGCTCTAATCAATACAGGAATATTATTTGTACTAGCAATACTTTGTATCTTGGCTACACAAATCATATTTAAAAAGCGCGATTTACCATTATAA
- a CDS encoding GntR family transcriptional regulator gives MKKDNDLQNMIYQMLLTQIELGVYHYHDKLPFIKEMSQYLHVSVETVRAAYNKLKKEQYITISKNVGSHVIVNYTQEEVDHHIQVFFAARKDALLDLSQSMKYLFNHAQLMSLKKASPQLLDELELLIKNRNIKISYRAIQFFLELYQLLESDVMVRLIWQIFLFFQIPFLDILKDIPLLEEKGLLLIETIHLSRQKQWDKLQSIIDQSYDWMYLSISEFYEHKIQIQLDQSHYFTWNIYKKNEQKCYSVGLELIQDIQKGYYLEGTYLPSLAELSKEKKVSLSTIRRTITLLNKLGAVQSINGVGTLILSHSESSDHCDFTQHIIHHRLSDFVQSLYICTLTCQNIIKVTFKHLPDEQMNQFVSLLVQLKKNNHCELSAYATIEYIMHYSPYQSIHTIYSHLFQQFLWGYPLHKSDNERLLSIKDTDELLIYLNQQNFSQFAKKVENILTDDLRAAYLDLKQLGIVLPI, from the coding sequence TTGAAAAAAGACAATGATTTACAAAATATGATTTATCAAATGTTATTAACGCAAATAGAACTAGGTGTCTATCATTATCATGATAAATTACCATTTATCAAAGAGATGAGCCAATATCTTCATGTATCTGTTGAAACTGTTCGAGCAGCATATAATAAATTAAAAAAAGAACAATATATTACTATCTCTAAAAATGTAGGTTCACATGTTATTGTGAATTACACGCAGGAAGAAGTTGATCATCATATTCAAGTCTTTTTTGCAGCCAGAAAAGATGCTCTTTTAGATTTAAGTCAATCTATGAAATATCTCTTTAATCACGCACAATTGATGAGTTTAAAAAAAGCCTCTCCTCAATTACTCGATGAATTAGAATTATTGATTAAAAATAGAAACATCAAAATATCTTATCGAGCCATTCAATTCTTTCTTGAACTTTATCAATTATTAGAAAGTGATGTAATGGTAAGACTGATTTGGCAAATCTTTTTATTCTTTCAAATACCTTTTTTAGATATCTTGAAAGATATTCCGCTTTTAGAAGAAAAAGGATTATTGCTTATTGAAACGATTCATTTGAGTCGTCAAAAGCAATGGGATAAGCTACAAAGTATTATTGATCAATCCTATGATTGGATGTATTTATCTATTAGTGAATTTTATGAACATAAAATTCAAATACAATTAGATCAAAGTCATTATTTTACATGGAATATTTATAAAAAGAATGAACAAAAATGTTATTCTGTAGGATTAGAATTAATTCAAGATATACAAAAAGGATATTATTTAGAAGGAACTTATTTACCATCGCTGGCTGAATTATCTAAAGAAAAAAAAGTTTCTCTTAGCACTATTCGTAGAACAATTACACTTCTGAATAAACTTGGAGCTGTTCAATCTATCAATGGTGTCGGAACGCTTATTCTCTCTCATAGTGAGTCTAGTGATCATTGTGATTTTACACAACATATCATTCATCATCGACTCTCTGATTTTGTTCAAAGTTTATATATTTGTACTTTAACATGTCAAAATATCATAAAAGTGACTTTCAAGCATTTACCTGATGAACAAATGAATCAATTTGTTTCATTATTAGTACAGCTAAAAAAGAATAATCATTGCGAGTTAAGTGCTTATGCTACAATTGAATATATTATGCACTATTCTCCTTATCAATCTATTCATACTATCTATTCACATTTATTTCAACAGTTTCTTTGGGGATATCCACTTCATAAAAGTGATAATGAACGTTTATTATCAATTAAGGATACGGATGAGTTACTTATATATTTAAATCAGCAAAATTTTTCACAATTTGCCAAAAAGGTAGAAAATATATTAACCGATGATTTAAGAGCCGCTTATTTAGATCTTAAACAGTTAGGAATTGTACTTCCTATATAA